Proteins co-encoded in one Ziziphus jujuba cultivar Dongzao chromosome 9, ASM3175591v1 genomic window:
- the LOC107426702 gene encoding arginine decarboxylase, translating into MPALACCVDAAVAPPGYAFAGDSSLAVPVPFAGVPSVTTTTATAAAVENSHWSTSHSADLYRVHGWGAPYFSVNSSGNMSVRPYGAATLPHQEIDLLKVVRKASDPKSSGGLGLQLPLIVRLPDVLKNRLESLQSAFDFAIQSQGYESHYQGVYPVKCNQDRFVVEDIVKFGSPFRFGLEAGSKPELLLAMSCLCKGNHEALLVCNGFKDTEYIFLALVARKLALNTVIVLEQEEEIDLVIDLSKKLSIRPVVGVRAKLRTKHSGHFGSTSGEKGKFGLTTTQILRVVRKLEQAGMLDCLQLLHFHIGSQIPTTALLADGVSEAAQVFCELVRLGAHMKVLDIGGGLGIDYDGSKSSDSEISVSYGLEEYASAVVRAIRSVCDRKCVKHPVICSESGRAIVSHHSVLIFEAMSASSYDTPNMSAVGLQYFVENLSEEARADYRNLSAAASCGESHTCLVYADQLKQRCIDQFKDGSLSMEQLAAVDGFCELVSKVLGCSSDPIRTYHVNLSVFTSIPDFWGIGQLFPIVPIHRLDQRPAVRGILSDLTCDSDGKVDKFIGGETSLHLHDLHGNGGGGPYYLGMFLGGAYEEALGGVHNLFGGPSVVRVSQSDGPHSFAVTRAMPGPSCADVLRVMQHEPELMFETLKHRAEEYGQEDDGMANAALASSLASFFHNMPYLTAPSSCCLTAINNSGFHYCSEDEFNAAADSAAGEDEQWSYCCA; encoded by the coding sequence ATGCCGGCCCTGGCTTGTTGCGTGGACGCTGCAGTGGCACCTCCCGGCTACGCCTTTGCCGGGGATAGCTCTCTTGCCGTGCCGGTCCCATTCGCCGGCGTACCTTCGGTGACTACAACCACCGCCACCGCCGCCGCCGTGGAGAATTCCCATTGGTCAACCTCTCACTCTGCCGACCTTTACAGAGTCCATGGATGGGGTGCGCCGTACTTCTCCGTCAACTCGTCGGGGAATATGTCGGTCAGACCTTACGGCGCCGCCACACTTCCTCACCAGGAAATCGATTTGCTGAAGGTTGTGAGGAAGGCCTCAGATCCGAAATCCTCGGGCGGGCTCGGTTTGCAGCTTCCTCTCATTGTTCGTCTTCCTGATGTGCTGAAGAACCGCCTCGAGTCCCTCCAGTCGGCGTTCGACTTCGCAATCCAATCTCAGGGATACGAGTCCCATTACCAGGGTGTTTATCCTGTGAAATGTAACCAGGATCGGTTCGTTGTGGAGGACATTGTGAAGTTCGGATCCCCTTTCCGGTTCGGATTGGAAGCCGGGTCAAAACCAGAGCTTCTCCTGGCTATGAGCTGTTTGTGCAAAGGCAACCATGAAGCCCTCCTGGTTTGCAATGGATTTAAGGACACCGAGTATATTTTTCTCGCTTTGGTTGCGAGGAAGCTTGCTTTGAACACTGTTATTGTTCTTGAGCAAGAGGAAGAGATTGATTTGGTTATTGACTTGAGCAAGAAGCTATCTATTCGTCCTGTGGTTGGTGTCCGTGCAAAGCTGAGGACAAAGCATTCCGGCCATTTCGGGTCGACTTCGGGCGAGAAAGGGAAATTCGGGCTTACCACGACCCAGATATTGCGCGTGGTGAGGAAGCTCGAGCAAGCGGGTATGCTTGATTGCCTTCAATTGCTGCATTTCCATATTGGGTCTCAGATCCCCACAACTGCTTTGCTGGCCGATGGAGTGTCCGAGGCCGCCCAGGTCTTCTGCGAATTGGTACGTCTTGGTGCCCACATGAAGGTCCTTGACATTGGAGGAGGTCTGGGTATTGACTATGATGGATCCAAATCCAGTGATTCTGAAATATCTGTTAGCTATGGGCTTGAAGAGTATGCCTCGGCGGTTGTTCGAGCAATTCGAAGTGTTTGTGATCGTAAGTGCGTCAAGCACCCGGTCATTTGCAGCGAAAGTGGCCGAGCCATTGTTTCTCATCATTCGGTTCTGATTTTTGAGGCTATGTCTGCCAGTTCTTATGATACTCCGAACATGTCTGCCGTTGGGCTGCAGTACTTTGTTGAGAACCTATCAGAGGAAGCTCGTGCTGATTACAGAAACCTCTCTGCTGCTGCAAGTTGTGGTGAGTCCCACACTTGTTTGGTCTATGCTGATCAGCTGAAGCAGCGTTGTATCGATCAATTCAAGGATGGGTCTCTCAGTATGGAACAACTAGCCGCTGTTGATGGGTTCTGCGAATTGGTTTCGAAGGTGTTAGGTTGTTCTTCTGATCCTATCCGCACCTACCATGTCAATCTTTCAGTTTTCACTTCGATTCCAGATTTCTGGGGTATTGGGCAGCTGTTTCCTATAGTCCCCATTCATCGTCTTGATCAGAGGCCGGCCGTGAGGGGAATTCTGTCTGATTTGACCTGTGACAGTGATGGGAAAGTCGACAAGTTCATCGGTGGGGAGACTAGCCTCCATCTGCATGATTTGCACGGCAACGGCGGTGGTGGGCCTTACTACCTGGGAATGTTTCTGGGCGGGGCTTATGAGGAGGCACTTGGTGGAGTTCACAACCTGTTTGGTGGCCCGAGCGTTGTTCGGGTGTCGCAGAGCGACGGCCCACATAGCTTCGCGGTGACGCGTGCTATGCCTGGCCCATCTTGCGCGGATGTCCTCCGAGTGATGCAGCATGAGCCCGAGCTCATGTTCGAGACGCTGAAGCACAGGGCAGAGGAGTATGGTCAGGAAGACGATGGCATGGCCAACGCAGCTCTAGCCAGCAGCCTTGCTAGCTTCTTCCACAACATGCCCTACCTTACCGCGCCTTCATCTTGCTGCTTGACTGCTATCAATAACAGTGGCTTTCACTACTGCAGTGAGGATGAATTCAATGCTGCTGCTGATTCTGCTGCTGGTGAGGATGAGCAGTGGTCTTACTGTTGTGCTTGA
- the LOC107426781 gene encoding uncharacterized protein LOC107426781 isoform X1, with amino-acid sequence MFFDGYGYHGTSFEQTYRCYPASFIEKPQLESGDKIIMPPSALDRLASLHIDYPMLFELRNRAAERVSHCGVLEFIAEEGMIYMPYWMMENMLLQEGDIVQVKNVTLPKGTYVKLQPHTKDFLDISNPKAILETTLRNYSCLTTGDSIMVAYNNKKYYIDIIETKPSNAISIIETDCEVDFAPPLDYKEPERPVAAANKGSAQVEEALAENEPKFNPFTGVGRRLDGKPLKYEPAPVSSSGSKDKQPANANGKGQPSTGSSSQSTSAQGKLVFGSNANRTAKGSQKEAAKETKQEPSAKKEEPKFQPFSGKKYSLRG; translated from the exons ATG TTTTTTGATGGATATGGATATCATGGAACATCATTTGAGCAGACATATCGGTGTTACCCTGCATCCTTTATTGAGAAG CCACAATTGGAAAGTGGTGATAAGA TTATAATGCCTCCCTCAGCTCTTGACCGCCTTG CTTCTCTACATATTGATTATCCAATGCTGTTTGAGCTCCGGAATCGTGCTGCAGAGCGGGTGTCTCATTGTGGGGTATTGGAGTTCATTGCAGAAGAAGGGATGATCTATATGCCTTATTGG ATGATGGAGAATATGCTGTTACAAGAAGGAGACATTGTGCAAGTGAAAAATGTTACTCTTCCAAAGGGAACATATGTCAAATTGCAACCACATACAAAAGACTTTCTGGATATTTCAAACCCAAAAGCTAT CTTAGAAACTACACTGAGAAATTATTCCTGTTTGACCACTGGGGATAGTATTATGGTGgcatataataacaaaaagtattatatagatattatagaGACAAAGCCTTCTAATGCTATAAGTATAATCGAGACAGACTGTGAGGTGGACTTTGCACCTCCCTTGGACTACAAGGAACCTGAAAGGCCTGTTGCAGCTGCTAACAAGGGTTCTGCTCAAG TTGAAGAAGCTCTTGCTGAGAATGAACCTAAATTTAACCCCTTTACTGGAGTTGGAAGGCGCTTGGATGGGAAGCCTTTGAAATATGAGCCTGCACCAGTTTCATCTTCAGGGTCCAAAGACAAGCAACCTGCAAATGCCAACGGAAAGGGTCAGCCATCTACTGGGTCTAGTTCCCAATCCACTTCTGCTCAGGGGAAGCTGGTGTTTGGATCAAATGCAAATCGTACGGCAAAGGGATCACAGAAG GAAGCTGCAAAAGAGACTAAACAAGAGCCGTCTGCAAAGAAAGAAGAGCCAAAGTTCCAGCCTTTTTCAGggaaaaaatattcattaaggggttga
- the LOC107426781 gene encoding uncharacterized protein LOC107426781 isoform X2: protein MPPSALDRLASLHIDYPMLFELRNRAAERVSHCGVLEFIAEEGMIYMPYWMMENMLLQEGDIVQVKNVTLPKGTYVKLQPHTKDFLDISNPKAILETTLRNYSCLTTGDSIMVAYNNKKYYIDIIETKPSNAISIIETDCEVDFAPPLDYKEPERPVAAANKGSAQVEEALAENEPKFNPFTGVGRRLDGKPLKYEPAPVSSSGSKDKQPANANGKGQPSTGSSSQSTSAQGKLVFGSNANRTAKGSQKEAAKETKQEPSAKKEEPKFQPFSGKKYSLRG, encoded by the exons ATGCCTCCCTCAGCTCTTGACCGCCTTG CTTCTCTACATATTGATTATCCAATGCTGTTTGAGCTCCGGAATCGTGCTGCAGAGCGGGTGTCTCATTGTGGGGTATTGGAGTTCATTGCAGAAGAAGGGATGATCTATATGCCTTATTGG ATGATGGAGAATATGCTGTTACAAGAAGGAGACATTGTGCAAGTGAAAAATGTTACTCTTCCAAAGGGAACATATGTCAAATTGCAACCACATACAAAAGACTTTCTGGATATTTCAAACCCAAAAGCTAT CTTAGAAACTACACTGAGAAATTATTCCTGTTTGACCACTGGGGATAGTATTATGGTGgcatataataacaaaaagtattatatagatattatagaGACAAAGCCTTCTAATGCTATAAGTATAATCGAGACAGACTGTGAGGTGGACTTTGCACCTCCCTTGGACTACAAGGAACCTGAAAGGCCTGTTGCAGCTGCTAACAAGGGTTCTGCTCAAG TTGAAGAAGCTCTTGCTGAGAATGAACCTAAATTTAACCCCTTTACTGGAGTTGGAAGGCGCTTGGATGGGAAGCCTTTGAAATATGAGCCTGCACCAGTTTCATCTTCAGGGTCCAAAGACAAGCAACCTGCAAATGCCAACGGAAAGGGTCAGCCATCTACTGGGTCTAGTTCCCAATCCACTTCTGCTCAGGGGAAGCTGGTGTTTGGATCAAATGCAAATCGTACGGCAAAGGGATCACAGAAG GAAGCTGCAAAAGAGACTAAACAAGAGCCGTCTGCAAAGAAAGAAGAGCCAAAGTTCCAGCCTTTTTCAGggaaaaaatattcattaaggggttga